A genomic segment from Segniliparus rotundus DSM 44985 encodes:
- a CDS encoding helix-turn-helix domain-containing protein: MGELNETVSRTVQGHLDRLGLSRSDAAQALGVSQQTLADLLGNHRVWRLDEVDSIAEWLEVSPKDLFFPGRGDSV, from the coding sequence ATGGGAGAGCTCAACGAGACTGTGAGCCGGACAGTCCAGGGGCACCTGGACCGGCTTGGCCTGAGCCGGTCCGACGCGGCGCAGGCACTCGGGGTCAGCCAGCAAACCTTGGCCGATCTGCTCGGCAATCACCGCGTGTGGCGGCTGGACGAGGTCGACAGCATCGCCGAATGGCTCGAAGTGAGCCCGAAAGACCTGTTCTTTCCGGGGCGCGGAGATTCTGTTTAA